The Kozakia baliensis genome includes a region encoding these proteins:
- the mnmE gene encoding tRNA uridine-5-carboxymethylaminomethyl(34) synthesis GTPase MnmE: MNIAPNLNRDGSTIFALATGLSRAAIAIMRVSGPDSARLLTALCGKLPAPRYASLRALRHDGEKLDDAVVLWLPGPRSYTGEDGFELHLHAGQAIIDGVAWALTALGARPAEPGEFTKRAVQAGRIDLLQAEAIADLVEAESAAQRRQALQQADGALSRLYEDWAERLRRTLAQQEALIDFPDETLPDAVEAGLLREIDSLASEMRAHLQNHRGELVRRGLTIVIAGAPNVGKSSLLNKLSGYDAAIVTHRAGTTRDAIAVDWVLDGIKLRLVDTAGLRETEDEIEAEGIRRAMFHVEQADIIIHLFVGEAPDLLRDDALLVCNKADLASPPPDVLGISAATGEGFDALFAALRKRVARLTQGEAVPLTRARHRAGIEEASAHLRNALDGDWEELRGEELRLAMRALGRLTGQVDVESLLDVVFGQFCIGK; the protein is encoded by the coding sequence ATGAATATCGCCCCCAACCTTAATCGTGATGGCTCGACAATCTTCGCCTTGGCCACGGGCTTGAGCCGTGCGGCCATTGCGATCATGCGGGTGAGCGGCCCGGATTCCGCACGTCTTCTGACGGCGTTGTGCGGAAAACTGCCTGCGCCGCGTTATGCCAGTTTACGTGCATTGCGCCACGATGGTGAGAAGCTGGACGATGCCGTTGTGCTTTGGCTGCCAGGCCCGCGTTCCTATACGGGGGAGGACGGTTTCGAACTCCATCTTCATGCGGGCCAAGCGATTATCGATGGCGTGGCGTGGGCGTTGACTGCGCTCGGTGCGCGCCCTGCCGAGCCGGGAGAATTCACCAAGCGGGCCGTGCAAGCCGGGCGGATCGACCTGCTGCAAGCGGAAGCGATTGCGGATCTGGTGGAGGCGGAGAGCGCGGCCCAACGGCGGCAGGCGCTTCAACAGGCGGATGGCGCTTTGAGCCGCCTTTACGAAGACTGGGCCGAACGGTTGCGCCGCACTTTGGCGCAGCAGGAAGCGCTGATCGATTTCCCGGATGAGACGTTGCCGGATGCTGTTGAAGCTGGGCTATTGCGCGAGATCGATTCGTTGGCTTCGGAGATGCGCGCGCATTTGCAAAATCATCGAGGCGAGTTGGTGCGGCGCGGGTTGACGATTGTTATTGCGGGTGCGCCCAACGTCGGGAAATCGAGCCTGCTGAATAAATTATCCGGCTATGATGCGGCGATCGTTACCCATCGGGCGGGAACGACGCGAGACGCCATTGCCGTGGATTGGGTGTTGGACGGGATCAAGCTTCGTTTGGTGGATACGGCGGGCTTGCGTGAAACCGAGGATGAGATCGAAGCAGAGGGCATCCGTCGCGCGATGTTTCACGTGGAACAAGCCGACATTATCATCCATTTATTCGTGGGAGAGGCGCCGGATTTGTTGCGGGACGATGCGCTGCTCGTTTGCAACAAGGCAGACCTCGCATCTCCGCCGCCGGATGTGCTAGGGATTAGCGCCGCAACAGGCGAAGGGTTTGACGCACTTTTTGCCGCACTTCGCAAGCGGGTGGCGAGGTTAACGCAAGGCGAGGCCGTTCCTCTCACAAGGGCGCGCCATCGTGCTGGTATTGAAGAAGCTTCGGCCCACCTTCGTAACGCTCTCGATGGAGATTGGGAGGAACTGCGTGGTGAGGAATTGCGATTGGCGATGCGCGCCTTGGGACGTCTGACAGGGCAGGTCGATGTCGAGTCTTTGCTCGATGTGGTGTTTGGTCAATTTTGTATTGGGAAGTGA